A single Phragmites australis chromosome 4, lpPhrAust1.1, whole genome shotgun sequence DNA region contains:
- the LOC133915193 gene encoding chaperonin-like RbcX protein 2, chloroplastic isoform X2 — translation MAGVQMMLAAVNVGAEGSMAGLRKRPVVASSGLSTSMFAGDWRRRPRRPSCSVRVLRQCRSSRSRGGLGIVCNLGGQYEDSFEDVQLQLMNYFTYKAVRTVLTQLYEMNPPSYRWFYNFVAVNKPTDGKLFLRALGKERQELAERVMITRLHLYGKWIKKCDHAKMYEKISNENLTLMRERLMETVIFPTDDTNTEKIG, via the exons ATGGCGGGGGTACAGATGATGCTGGCGGCCGTGAACGTGGGGGCGGAAGGGAGCATGGCGGGGCTGAGGAAGAGGCCCGTGGTGGCTTCTTCAGGGCTCAGTACTAGCATGTTCGCTGGAGActggaggaggaggcctcgtcGGCCGTCGTGCTCGGTGAGGGTCCTCAGGCAGTGCCGGAGCAGCAGGAGCAGGGGGGGACTCGGCATCGTCTGCAACCTCGGAGGGCAGTACGAGGACAGCTTCGAGGACGTGCAGTTG CAACTGATGAATTACTTCACATACAAAGCTGTGAGGACCGTGCTTACCCAGCTCTACGAGATGAACCCGCCAAGCTACCGTTGGTTCTACAA CTTTGTTGCTGTCAACAAACCTACCGACGGCAAATTATTCCTTCGGGCTCTCGGAAAG GAGAGGCAGGAGCTTGCAGAACGAGTGATGATAACTAGGCTTCACTTGTATGGAAAATGGATTAAG AAATGTGATCATGCAAAGATGTATGAGAAGATCTCTAACGAGAACCTGACACTGATGCGGGAGCGGCTTATGGAGACGGTAATCTTTCCAACCGACGACACGAACACGGAGAAGATTGGTTGA
- the LOC133915195 gene encoding protein TEEBE-like gives MEVPWGLLVVVLLLSVSSSSSAVATLAVSAPAPAPAPRHAQDAEGLLINGNFETAPRKLNKTLIVGRHSLPGWTLRGHVEYVSGGPQPGGMFFAVPHGVHALRLGSRASASQNVSVRPGALYALTFAATRTCAQDEALRIAVAPSLSAPADVAVRTLYSGDSGDTWAWGFRASSAVAQVTFANPGMQEDAACGPLLDAVAIKELPTPYPTKDNLIKNDGFEIGPQVFKNSSVGVLLPPKQKDTTSPLPGWIIESLKAVRFIDAAHFSVPAGQYAVELVAGRESAIAQVIRTVPNRAYNLSFVVGDAKNGCHGSMLVEAFAGNVTQKVPFESTGKGGFKPASFRFAASSIRTRLTFYSSYYHTKVSDGVSLCGPVLDQVKVLPVKA, from the exons ATGGAGGTTCCATGGGGAttgctggtggtggtgctgctgctctccgtctcctcgtcctcctcggctGTTGCCACACTCGCCGTCAGTGCTCCGGCTCCAGCCCCTGCACCTCGTCATGCTCAGGATGCTGAAG GCCTGCTCATCAATGGCAACTTCGAGACGGCGCCGAGGAAGCTGAACAAGACCCTCATCGTAGGCCGCCATTCGCTGCCGGGGTGGACGCTGCGCGGGCACGTCGAGTACGTCTCCGGCGGGCCGCAGCCCGGCGGCATGTTCTTCGCGGTGCCGCACGGCGTGCACGCGCTCCGCCTCGGCAGCCGCGCGTCCGCGTCGCAGAACGTGTCCGTGCGCCCCGGCGCGCTCTACGCGCTCACGTTCGCGGCCACGCGCACGTGCGCGCAGGACGAGGCGCTGCGCATCGCGGTGGCGCCGTCGCTCTCCGCGCCCGCGGACGTCGCCGTCCGCACGCTCTACAGCGGGGACAGCGGGGACACCTGGGCCTGGGGCTTCCGCGCCTCCTCCGCCGTCGCGCAGGTGACGTTCGCCAACCCAGGAATGCAGGAGGACGCCGCGTGCGGTCCGCTGCTCGACGCCGTCGCCATCAAGGAGCTCCCCACGCCGTACCCGACCAAAG ACAATCTCATCAAGAACGACGGCTTCGAGATCGGGCCACAGGTGTTCAAGAACTCGTCGGTCGGCGTCCTCCTGCCTCCCAAGCAGAAGGACACCACGTCGCCTCTCCCCGGCTGGATCATCGAGTCCCTCAAGGCCGTGCGGTTCATCGACGCGGCACACTTCTCGGTCCCCGCCGGCCAGTACGCCGTGGAGCTGGTGGCGGGCCGCGAGAGTGCCATCGCACAGGTGATCCGCACCGTGCCCAACCGCGCCTACAACCTGTCCTTTGTCGTCGGCGACGCCAAGAACGGCTGCCACGGGTCGATGCTGGTGGAGGCCTTCGCCGGCAACGTGACGCAGAAGGTGCCGTTCGAGTCCACGGGGAAGGGCGGGTTCAAGCCGGCGAGCTTCAGGTTCGCGGCGAGCAGCATCAGGACCCGGCTCACCTTCTACAGCTCGTACTACCACACCAAGGTGAGTGATGGCGTCTCGCTCTGCGGCCCCGTGCTGGATCAAGTCAAGGTCCTGCCCGTCAAGGCGTGA
- the LOC133915192 gene encoding remorin 4.1-like, whose translation MLHEQQAPAVAPPPVPSAPTTYDAANDDEEATTFRDIHPLTPTPTPPTRTGSASWDTASHRSFSSEEQFMTMSREFTAMVATGATMQTGTNNSNSTGGGYDNGAGADQLTSIGEDELEETNPLAIVPDSHPIATPARSRVPLDLEVVPAGPGPAQPPVEARQVKKEEVETKVTAWQTAEVAKINNRFKREEVVINGWETEQVEKASAWLKKIERKLDEQRAKALEKTQNDVAKARRKAEEKRASAEAKRGLKLAKVLELANFMKAVGRVPTKRSFF comes from the exons ATGTTGCATGAGCAGCAGGCACCGGCAGTAGCACCACCGCCAGTACCTTCGGCGCCGACGACCTACGATGCCGCGAATGACGACGAAGAGGCCACCACGTTCCGCGACATCCACCCTCTGACGCCCACGCCGACGCCACCCACGCGCACGGGCTCCGCGTCCTGGGACACTGCCAGCCACCGCTCCTTCTCCTCCGAGGAGCAGTTCATGACGATGAGCCGCGAGTTCACGGCCATGGTCGCCACCGGGGCGACCATGCAGACCGGCACCAACAACAGCAACAGCACCGGCGGCGGCTACGAcaacggcgccggcgccgaccaGCTCACCAGCATCGGCGAGGACGAGCTGGAGGAGACCAACCCGCTGGCCATCGTGCCGGACAGCCACCCGATCGCGACGCCGGCCAGGTCCAGGGTGCCGTTGgacctagaggtggtgcccgcGGGGCCCGGGCCCGCGCAGCCGCCGGTGGAGGCGCGGCAGGtgaagaaggaggaggtggagaccAAGGTCACGGCGTGGCAGACGGCGGAGGTGGCCAAGATCAACAACCGGTTCAAGAGGGAGGAGGTGGTCATCAACGGCTGGGAGACCGAGCAGGTGGAGAAGGCCTCCGCATGGCTCAAGAAGATTGAG AGGAAACTGGACGAGCAGCGCGCCAAGGCGTTGGAGAAGACGCAGAACGACGTCGCCAAGGCGCGGCGCAAGGCGGAGGAGAAGCGGGCGTCGGCGGAGGCGAAGCGAGGGCTGAAGCTGGCCAAGGTGCTGGAGCTGGCCAACTTCATGAAGGCCGTCGGGAGGGTGCCCACCAAGCGCTCCTTCTTCTAG
- the LOC133915193 gene encoding chaperonin-like RbcX protein 2, chloroplastic isoform X1 codes for MAGVQMMLAAVNVGAEGSMAGLRKRPVVASSGLSTSMFAGDWRRRPRRPSCSVRVLRQCRSSRSRGGLGIVCNLGGQYEDSFEDVQLQLMNYFTYKAVRTVLTQLYEMNPPSYRWFYNFVAVNKPTDGKLFLRALGKVHKSTADADLLLIQERQELAERVMITRLHLYGKWIKKCDHAKMYEKISNENLTLMRERLMETVIFPTDDTNTEKIG; via the exons ATGGCGGGGGTACAGATGATGCTGGCGGCCGTGAACGTGGGGGCGGAAGGGAGCATGGCGGGGCTGAGGAAGAGGCCCGTGGTGGCTTCTTCAGGGCTCAGTACTAGCATGTTCGCTGGAGActggaggaggaggcctcgtcGGCCGTCGTGCTCGGTGAGGGTCCTCAGGCAGTGCCGGAGCAGCAGGAGCAGGGGGGGACTCGGCATCGTCTGCAACCTCGGAGGGCAGTACGAGGACAGCTTCGAGGACGTGCAGTTG CAACTGATGAATTACTTCACATACAAAGCTGTGAGGACCGTGCTTACCCAGCTCTACGAGATGAACCCGCCAAGCTACCGTTGGTTCTACAA CTTTGTTGCTGTCAACAAACCTACCGACGGCAAATTATTCCTTCGGGCTCTCGGAAAGGTACATAAATCCACGGCTGATGCAGATCTTCTTCTAATTCAG GAGAGGCAGGAGCTTGCAGAACGAGTGATGATAACTAGGCTTCACTTGTATGGAAAATGGATTAAG AAATGTGATCATGCAAAGATGTATGAGAAGATCTCTAACGAGAACCTGACACTGATGCGGGAGCGGCTTATGGAGACGGTAATCTTTCCAACCGACGACACGAACACGGAGAAGATTGGTTGA
- the LOC133915197 gene encoding small ribosomal subunit protein uS5x-like: MAERGGERGGFGRGFGRGGRGDRGGRGDRGGRRGGRRGPRQEEEKWVPVTKLGRLVKEGKFSKIEEIYLHSLPVKEHQIVETLVPGLKDEVMKITPVQKQTRAGQRTRFKAFVVVGDNNGHVGLGVKCAKEVATAIRGAIILAKLSVVPVRRGYWGNKIGQPHTVPCKVTGKCGSVTVRMVPAPRGSGIVAARVPKKVLQFAGIEDVFTSSRGSTKTLGNFVKATFDCLAKTYGFLTPEFWRDTKFVKTPFQEYTDLLAKSTKGLMLDAPTETVEA, from the exons ATGGCGGAGCGCGGAGGCGAGCGCGGTGGGTTCGGCCGGGGCTTCGGTCGCGGAGGTCGCGGCGACCGCGGCGGTCGCGGTGACCGCGGTGGGCGGCGCGGGGGACGCCGCGGCCCGcgccaggaggaggagaagtgGGTCCCCGTCACCAAGCTCGGCCGCCTCGTGAAGGAGGGGAAGTTCAGCAAGATCGAGGAGATCTACCTCCACTCGCTGCCCGTCAAGGAGCACCAGATCGTGGAGACCCTCGTCCCGGGGCTCAAGGACGAGGTCATGAAGATAACGCCCGTACAGAAGCAGACCCGCGCCGGGCAGCGCACGCGCTTCAAGGCCTTCGTTGTCGTCGGCGACAACAACGGCCACGTCGGGCTGGGGGTCAAGTGCGCCAAGGAGGTGGCCACCGCCATCCGTGGCGCCATCATACTGGCCAAGCTCTCCGTCGTGCCTGTCAGGAGGGGATACTGGGGAAACAAGATCGGGCAGCCGCACACCGTGCCCTGCAAGGTCACTGGCAAGTGTGGGTCCGTCACGGTGCGCATGGTGCCCGCGCCCAGGGGGTCGGGTATCGTCGCCGCGCGCGTGCCTAAGAAGGTGCTGCAGTTCGCTGGCATTGAGGATGTCTTCACCTCGTCTCGTGGATCCACCAAGACCCTGGGCAATTTCGTCAAG GCAACCTTCGACTGCTTGGCGAAGACTTATGGTTTCCTGACACCTGAGTTTTGGAGGGACACCAAGTTTGTTAAGACTCCATTCCAGGAGTACACTGACCTCCTGGCAAAGTCTACTAAGGGTCTTATGCTTGATGCCCCTACAGAGACAGTAGAGGCTTAG